TATCCTCATTTTTACTTTGTAACTTACTAAAAGTAAGATTGTTGCTAGACAATCGCGTATCTGTCGAATCCACATAGTTCATGCGAGCACCTAGCTCGGATTGCGATTTAGTAATTCGATTCAAGTCTACATCTAGTTCGTCTAAGCATGAACTTACTAATTTGCTGCTGCTTGTGAACGACGTAGTCTGAACCGCCCCAGTGGAATCAACTGTCTTGTAGGAGCTTTCTCCATTAAGCCCTAAAAGCACCTTATCCAGAGTATCAAATAAGTTAGTTCCTGCCGTATAACCTCCATTGACTGAATCTCCCGACCAACCGATTATATTTTGTCCTTCAATATTAACTTTGACTTCACTACCATTACTCACATGATAGCTAATATCTTGCGCAGTAGAGCCGGTTTTATACGAAGAAGCAAAACCAAGATCGCTTTGCGAACCAATTTTATAGGAAGTAACAGCGCCTCCTGGCGTTAACGTCAAATATCCAGAACCATTTGTTCCTACGGTAAACGTTCCTGCCCCTGCCGCCGTATCAATAGCGGTTTGCAAGGTCCCCGCATTAGTTACCGCGCTTAGATCCACCGAATATTCAGTACCGTTAGCGGTCAAGTTCCAGGTCCCCTTCTGATTATATACCGGCGCAGACTTAGCTACCGTATCATCGCAAAAGTTCAGAATGTCTGCATTGGGTATCGAAGCCGATACAGGCCCGCCAACACTAAGGGCCTGCCCTTTATAGAGGACTTTATCCACCTTAGCGCCGCTGCTCAACGTCTCGGTCACCAATTTATACGGAGGCTGATCTGTATTATATCCCGCAAAAACATAGCGCCCCGCATACGATGTGTTCATCGTATCCACAAGCCCTTTTTTTATTTCTTTAATCTCGTCAGCAATGGCTGCTTTACTGGATGTAGAATTAGTATCATTGGCACCGTTGCTAATCAATTCTTTCAAGCGAGTCATATAATCAGCGATTCCCTGTAGCGCATCATCTGTTACTTCCATCCAGGAGGTAGCGTCGGAGGTGTTTTTCTGATATTGCTGCACATCCGCCACATAGTCGCGATACTTAATGGCCCGCGTAGCAATCACCGGATCATCCGAAGGCACTTGGATTTTAGACTGAGTAGAATATTGAACCTGTGCCGCATCCAGCCGCTCTAAATTCGCATTCAAATTACGAATGCTTGTATCAAACATCATATTATTTGTTATACGCATAGTTCTGCCGCTCCCTTCCTAACCAATCAATCACCATTCAACAAACCCAATGTTGTGGTGTAAATATCATCCCACGTAGTCATAACTTTAGCAGATGCTTCATACGCTTGTTGATACATCGTTAAGTTAGAAGCTTCTTCATTCGTAGAAACGCCGGATACAGATGCACGCCGCGTGGAAACAGTAGCCACTGCCGACTTCATATTATCTGCCATCCGTTTTGCGTAAGAACTATTCGTTCCCATCGTTGTGATGATAGCATTTAAGGCATCTTCCGGGGTTCCTTTTCCCGTCCCCATACAATTAGAAGACTGCAACAAATCGGCCAGCGCCTTAGCATTGTTATTGTCACTTTCTCCTGTTGTCGTTTTAGGATTGCTAGAAGCAGCAGCAATTTTAGCCGTATCATCTTTCACATCAGACGATAGTGATATATTAGCAGCGGTTATATTATTGTAATTTGAAGAATATGTGGTTTGAAATATCTGCGAACTAACAGCGCCCGTACTATTTTCAAACGTAAAAAAATCTGTTGGGTATACTGACGTTGGTCCGCCGCTACCATCTGAGCCATAACCAGCTTCATGTTGCGTATTGAAACTTTTCGCGAAGGTTCTAGCAAATTCATCTAACTGAGTTTGATAGTAACGAATTCCCTGATACGTACCTCCCGCACCGGTTCCGTCACGCAGTTCCAACTGTGACCCCAATGAACCGCCATTGGCATCAAAAGCATCTCCAGATGCTTCCCACTTAACATCAAACATTCCCGCGTCAGTCGTAGAAGCTACACATTCTAATTTATTGGCCTTAGTTCCATGTACCAGCGTCTGATTTCCAATACTTACCGTCCATACAGGGTTACTATCATCGCCGTTTTGGGCCGTTTTAGTAACCGTCACTCCTGTAACGCCGGACAACTTATCTAATAACAAATCACGCTGATCCTGCAATTCATTGGCCGCCGAGCCGCTTGCTTTCGCCTGCGAAATAGCGCCATTCAAAGAGGCTAATTGTGCTGCATACGAGTTAATTAAATCAACACTAGTTTTAACATCTTGATTAACACCCTCTCGCTGCGCTTGCAAGTTAGCCGCTGAATCCTGCAAATACTGGCAAAATGCTTGTCCATAGGACTGCACGGTTGTCCTCACTGATGAATCTGCCGAAGCCTTACTCAGGTTTTCCAGGGCATCATGAAAATTCTTCATAACCGTAGTAAACCCATTATCCGACGGTTCTCCAAAAACGGCCTCAATCTGAGACATGGTATCTGACTTGGTTTGCCAAGTCGTTTGTGTTGTGTTCTGAGACCAGTAGCTTTGATCTAAACGCCAATTTCTCTCGCGCTCAATAGCGGTTACATCTGAACCGCCGCCAATAATGCCGCTGCCGCTATAGGTGGCTGCCGCACCGGCAGCCACCTGGGTAACTACTTGTCTTGAATAGCCCGTTGTTTTTACATTGGCGACGTTATTGCTAGTAGTGAGCAAAGCCGCTTTGCTGCTTCGCAAACCGCTGTTGGCGATACTTACTCCGTAAAAAGTCGATGCCATAGTTACCTCCTTATCTGCCGCCTAAATCAGAAATCAAGCCAGCAACCAACGTATCTACTACATTCATAACCCGAGCACTCGCGCTATATGCATGCTGATACGTAAGCATAGTAGACATTTCTTCATCCATAGAAACAGCGCTCAAATCACTGCGTTGATTTTGAATCTGCGTTAGCAAGCCGCTCTGAGTTTTATAATTCGCAGTCGCTGTATCGCCTGCCGTTCCCATCCAAGAAATGACTGAAGAATAATACGTATCCAAGTTCATAGAAATTCCATCACACTTAAACAACGTGCTGTCGTTTTTCAAAGCCCCAATTTTCTTAGAAAGATCATTATTACCGGCTGTGTTGTCGCTATTTGCTTTAATCTGTGTATAGTCTGCTTGGTATATAGAATTCACTTGGACATTTCCCAAAGTCATATCCGTTCCACTTACAGTCGTAAAAAAGTTTTGTCCAGTGGCACTATAAATAGAGTTGACTCCTCGAGCTAAGGTAACCAATAAATCACTCAAACCATTACGCAAGGTCGCCAAGGCACTAGCGTTTTTCGTAGTGCTCCAATTATACGGTGTTGTCGCAGGAATTGTAGTGTTGTCAGCAGTAAAATCGGTATCTACACCTGTCATATCTGACTCTTCTACGTAGCTTTTCAACGTGCCGCCTGTCAACGCCACAGGGGTTCCCATGTCCTTCCATTGGACTTTAATAGGGCTAAGAGCGGTCCCTAAGCCAACCGCTTCCATTTCTCTTGCCTTGTTACCATTGACCAAACTAACGCCATTAATATATACATTGACCATCCCATTATCCTGTTCCGCTGCCGTAATGTTAGCCAATGCGCTC
The nucleotide sequence above comes from uncultured Anaeromusa sp.. Encoded proteins:
- the flgL gene encoding flagellar hook-associated protein FlgL; translated protein: MRITNNMMFDTSIRNLNANLERLDAAQVQYSTQSKIQVPSDDPVIATRAIKYRDYVADVQQYQKNTSDATSWMEVTDDALQGIADYMTRLKELISNGANDTNSTSSKAAIADEIKEIKKGLVDTMNTSYAGRYVFAGYNTDQPPYKLVTETLSSGAKVDKVLYKGQALSVGGPVSASIPNADILNFCDDTVAKSAPVYNQKGTWNLTANGTEYSVDLSAVTNAGTLQTAIDTAAGAGTFTVGTNGSGYLTLTPGGAVTSYKIGSQSDLGFASSYKTGSTAQDISYHVSNGSEVKVNIEGQNIIGWSGDSVNGGYTAGTNLFDTLDKVLLGLNGESSYKTVDSTGAVQTTSFTSSSKLVSSCLDELDVDLNRITKSQSELGARMNYVDSTDTRLSSNNLTFSKLQSKNEDIDVAQASIEVNSAKSVYEAALSVTSKVTNTSLVDYLR
- the flgK gene encoding flagellar hook-associated protein FlgK gives rise to the protein MASTFYGVSIANSGLRSSKAALLTTSNNVANVKTTGYSRQVVTQVAAGAAATYSGSGIIGGGSDVTAIERERNWRLDQSYWSQNTTQTTWQTKSDTMSQIEAVFGEPSDNGFTTVMKNFHDALENLSKASADSSVRTTVQSYGQAFCQYLQDSAANLQAQREGVNQDVKTSVDLINSYAAQLASLNGAISQAKASGSAANELQDQRDLLLDKLSGVTGVTVTKTAQNGDDSNPVWTVSIGNQTLVHGTKANKLECVASTTDAGMFDVKWEASGDAFDANGGSLGSQLELRDGTGAGGTYQGIRYYQTQLDEFARTFAKSFNTQHEAGYGSDGSGGPTSVYPTDFFTFENSTGAVSSQIFQTTYSSNYNNITAANISLSSDVKDDTAKIAAASSNPKTTTGESDNNNAKALADLLQSSNCMGTGKGTPEDALNAIITTMGTNSSYAKRMADNMKSAVATVSTRRASVSGVSTNEEASNLTMYQQAYEASAKVMTTWDDIYTTTLGLLNGD
- the flgK gene encoding flagellar hook-associated protein FlgK, translating into MNTISTIWSGYSVSYSGMSSAQRSLGVTSSNISNTNTEGYTRKRTIGEEWNTADGSSTGIGTNIQSILRIRSQFLDLQYRDQNTQTGYSQGKSALLSSMQEIVNEFNASDGTTDNGLQQTITEFVNSWTELAKDPSSASAKSSVLETANAMIGTFNEIDTQLAILHESMVNNVRDGVTDVNTLAGKIADLNQEIMDKEVRNVEASDLRDARDLLIDQVSALANITAAEQDNGMVNVYINGVSLVNGNKAREMEAVGLGTALSPIKVQWKDMGTPVALTGGTLKSYVEESDMTGVDTDFTADNTTIPATTPYNWSTTKNASALATLRNGLSDLLVTLARGVNSIYSATGQNFFTTVSGTDMTLGNVQVNSIYQADYTQIKANSDNTAGNNDLSKKIGALKNDSTLFKCDGISMNLDTYYSSVISWMGTAGDTATANYKTQSGLLTQIQNQRSDLSAVSMDEEMSTMLTYQHAYSASARVMNVVDTLVAGLISDLGGR